CGGGATCGCGGGCCGGCTGTCAGTGCTCCTGGAGAGCATCGACGGCGCGGTGGTCGCCCGGATCGGTGGCGACGAGTTCGTGCTCGCGTCGCCGTCGCGGGCACCGCTGGCGCAGATTCTCGGTGCGGAGGTCATCCAGGCCCTGGCGGAGCCGGTCGAGGTCGCTGCCGGGGTGACGGTGACGGTGACCGCCAGTGTCGGCGCGGTCCACGCGGCCGCCGGAGAGGACCGGTCACGGGTGCTGGCGGCAGCCGACGCCGCCGCGTACGAGGCGAAGGTGCGTGGCGGGGACGGCGTCGTCGAGCACTGCCCGCTGACCGGGCTGCCGGAGGTGGAGCAGCGTCCGCTGCTGCGGATGCGGGAGCTGGCCGCCCTCACCGCCGCGCTGGGGGTGACGGCATGACGACCCCGACCGCATTGGACATGGCTACGGTGTTGGACCGCTACCGGGCCGAGCTGCGGGACCTGACGGACATCGAGCTGGAGCGTCGGGCGACGACGGTGGCAGCCCTGCCCGGCCGGCTCGCCGCCGGGATGCGGCGCCTGGTGGACGCCGAGCGGGAGTACCGGCAGGCCGTTCGCCGGCCGGTCCCGCCGACCCGGCCCCGGCAGGAGTGTGAAGGAGATTGACCGGGGCAGGGCCGCACGCGGCGGCCCTTACTCCGGCTGGCCGTGGTTCCACGGGTTCACGGGCTTGGCCGCCCGTCGCGCCGCTACGCCGTGGTAGGGGCGGGGCAGTTGCTTCGCCGGGGTGTCTGGGAGCGGAAGCTGCGGCCGAGTTCGGGGCCGAGTCCGTAGTAGTGGCGAAAGCTGTAGATCAGCGGGCTCCATGCGGCCGGGTCGATGTGCTGGGAGTCGGGGATGACGACACGCGGATCGGCGTGGACCTTGAGCACGTGGGCTTCGACGATGAGGAATGCTCCGGAGACGTCCGGCTGGACGCGGGCCGCGCAGGCCTCCAGCTGGATGGGGCATTCGGCGACTCGGGGCGGCCGCACCAGCTCGGCGGGCTCAGGTCGTAGGCCGGCAGCGGCGAACTTGTCCGGCTCGAACCTGAAGGTGCCGCGTTTGTGCGCGGGGATCGGGGTGCGCCCGGTCAGCGGCGCCAGTCGTTCCACCGCCGGCCACTGGGCGGGCGTGGGAAGGTTGATCACCAGATCGGGACGGCTGCGGAGGTTGTGCGCGGTCTGCCCCTCGACGCCCAGGCCGAGGACGATCACCTGGCCGAGTGCCCAGGCCGAGGACATCGGCGCCAGATTGAAGGAACCGTTCTCGTTTTCGGTCGAGAGCAGTGCGACCGGCGTTCCGAAATACAGGATGCTCGGTGTGACCGTCACATGGGCGACCGACGTTTCGCAGGGTGTGTGGCCGGATGTCGCGATGTCCATGCGGCTCGACCGTAGGGCGAAAACTCTTCGGTGTTCGCCGAAGGACCGCGCGTGGATGATGGACCGCAATGAGACCCAATGACGCGCAGGTCGCGGGTCCGGACCTGGCCGCGCTGGCTGGGCTGCTGGCCGACGCCACTCGCGCAAGCTTCTGCCTGGCGCTGCTGGACGGACGAGCATGGACCGCGATCGAATTGGCGCGCCACGCCGGGGTGGCCGCCTCGACCGCGACCGAGCACTTGAATCTCCTCGTCGGGGGAGGATTGCTTGCGCAGGAGCGCCAGGGCCGGCATCGCTACGTTCGCCTTGCCGATCCCGACACGGCCCAACTGATCGAAAACCTTGCCGCGATGGCTCCTCGACGTGCCACTCCGTCTCGTTCACTGTCCGCCGTCAACCGCAGCCGGGCACTGGCCCGCGCCCGCACGTGCTACGACCACCTTGCGGGCGCTCTCGGAGTCACGATCACCGAGGCGATGACCGGTCGAGGGCTGCTGGACTGGGAGCGGGGGCTGACGCTCACCGGCATCGGGACCGTCTGGCTGAGCGAACTCGGCATCGCATCAGCGCTCGCCACGCGCCGTCCGCCGGTCCGCTCGTGCCTGGACTGGACGGAACGCCGCCCTCATCTGGCCGGTGCCGTCGGTGCCGCCATCTGCCGGCACGCCTTCGACTCCCGCTGGATCACTCGGATCGGCACCAGCCGCGCCGTCGCTCTCACCGACGCCGGCCGACGCGCGCTCCAGGACCACCTCGGCCTGTCCGACGACATGCATACTTCCGTCAGGTGAGGACCGACTCGTCCGGATCAGACACGCCGGCTACCCGCGCCTCACTGGTGTGCTCCCCGGCGCGGGCGATGGCACTGCGGCCGCGAACGGCGCGTACGGGAGAATGCGGCACGTGACGACGATTCCGAACGTGCTCGCCAACCGGTACGCCTCGCCCGAGTTGGTTGCCATCTGGTCACCGGAGGAGAAGATCCGGATGGAGCGGCGGCTCTGGCTCGCCGTCCTGCGGGCCCAGCGGGATCTCGGCGTGACCGTGCCGGACGGGGTGGTCGAGGCGTACGAGCGGGTGCTCGGCCAGGTCAACCTGGCCTCGATCGCGGAGCGGGAGCGGATCACCCGACACGACGTGAAGGCCCGGATCGAGGAGTTCAGCGCGCTCGCCGGGCACGAGCACGTACACAAGGGGA
The sequence above is a segment of the Micromonospora sp. WMMA1363 genome. Coding sequences within it:
- a CDS encoding GGDEF domain-containing protein, giving the protein MVTEVVLPAVGVVSLLGHVWAARTVRGLRGRLAEARRGAVTDPLTGLANRAGLTQALDELDGESYDLVLVDLDRFKPVNDTWGHAAGDRLLVGIAGRLSVLLESIDGAVVARIGGDEFVLASPSRAPLAQILGAEVIQALAEPVEVAAGVTVTVTASVGAVHAAAGEDRSRVLAAADAAAYEAKVRGGDGVVEHCPLTGLPEVEQRPLLRMRELAALTAALGVTA
- a CDS encoding flavin reductase family protein; this encodes MDIATSGHTPCETSVAHVTVTPSILYFGTPVALLSTENENGSFNLAPMSSAWALGQVIVLGLGVEGQTAHNLRSRPDLVINLPTPAQWPAVERLAPLTGRTPIPAHKRGTFRFEPDKFAAAGLRPEPAELVRPPRVAECPIQLEACAARVQPDVSGAFLIVEAHVLKVHADPRVVIPDSQHIDPAAWSPLIYSFRHYYGLGPELGRSFRSQTPRRSNCPAPTTA
- a CDS encoding helix-turn-helix domain-containing protein, which translates into the protein MRPNDAQVAGPDLAALAGLLADATRASFCLALLDGRAWTAIELARHAGVAASTATEHLNLLVGGGLLAQERQGRHRYVRLADPDTAQLIENLAAMAPRRATPSRSLSAVNRSRALARARTCYDHLAGALGVTITEAMTGRGLLDWERGLTLTGIGTVWLSELGIASALATRRPPVRSCLDWTERRPHLAGAVGAAICRHAFDSRWITRIGTSRAVALTDAGRRALQDHLGLSDDMHTSVR